In Blautia sp. SC05B48, a single genomic region encodes these proteins:
- the rbfA gene encoding 30S ribosome-binding factor RbfA, whose protein sequence is MRKNSIKNTRVNGAVQKELSTIIHSEIKDPRIHPMTSVTAVEVAPDLKTCKAYISVLGEKQAKDSTLRGLKNAEGYVRRELARRLNLRNTPEIRFVLDESIEYGVNMSKKINDVMSGMETEE, encoded by the coding sequence ATGAGAAAAAACAGCATTAAAAATACACGTGTGAATGGTGCAGTTCAAAAAGAACTCAGCACCATCATACACAGCGAGATCAAGGATCCCAGAATTCATCCGATGACCTCTGTGACAGCTGTTGAGGTGGCACCGGATCTTAAGACCTGCAAAGCCTACATCAGTGTGCTGGGCGAGAAACAGGCCAAGGATTCCACCCTCCGGGGCTTGAAGAATGCAGAGGGCTATGTTCGGAGAGAACTGGCCAGAAGACTGAATCTCCGCAATACACCGGAGATCCGTTTTGTTCTGGATGAGTCTATTGAATATGGTGTAAATATGTCAAAGAAGATCAATGACGTAATGAGTGGGATGGAAACAGAGGAATAG